In one Candidatus Nealsonbacteria bacterium genomic region, the following are encoded:
- a CDS encoding helix-turn-helix transcriptional regulator, protein MIKSSKKQLSKKIISQMSRDDKEALFEIAHKIAELRRIQSITQKELSKRIGTTQSTIARIEAGKQNLTVSYIKKIASALKQNISLQFINKSK, encoded by the coding sequence ATGATTAAATCATCTAAAAAACAACTCAGTAAGAAAATCATATCTCAAATGTCTCGTGATGATAAAGAGGCTCTCTTTGAAATTGCACACAAGATTGCAGAGTTAAGGAGAATACAATCTATTACTCAAAAAGAGCTATCCAAGAGGATAGGGACTACACAAAGCACTATTGCCAGAATAGAGGCTGGCAAACAGAATCTTACTGTCAGCTATATAAAAAAAATAGCTTCTGCACTGAAGCAAAATATTAGTCTGCAGTTTATAAATAAAAGTAAGTAA